CACCATTCTATCGAACAGTTCAAGCAGTTTTCCGGTGTCGGAAGGGTGCAGCCCCGTCGTCGGTTCGTCCAGAATGCAGATGTTTCCCTTTTTGCCGACGTATTTAGCCAATTTGATGCGCTGCCGTTCGCCGCCTGAAAGCGTTGAAAGCGGCTGTCCGAGCGTCAGGTACGATAGGCCGACTTCGGTGAGCGCTTTCAGCTGCGCGGTGATTTTTGCGGCGGATTTTGCCGTCGGTTCTTCAGTAAAAAACGAGCGTGCGGCGTCGGCGGTCATGCCGAGAACGTCGGTGATCGATTTTCCGCGGTATGCGGCTGAAAGCGCGCGCTCGTTGTATCGCGACGTGCCGCACGCTTCGCACGGGGTGACGATCGGATCCATAAACGCCAGTTCGGTTACGACGACTCCTTTGCCCTGACAGACGGGGCATGCGCCTTTTGAATTGAAACTGAAAAGACCCGCGTCTTCACCGGTTGCGGCGGCGAACAGTTTGCGTATGTCGTCGAAGAATCCCAAAAAACTTGCCGGCATGGAACGGTTCGTCGCCGTGATGGGACCTTGATCCACTTTAACGACGCGATCGGCGTACGTGTCGGCGAAGCAGTGCGAAACGAGCGTACTTTTACCGCTTCCGGCGACACCGGTTACGACGGTCAGGACGCCTTCGGGAATCCGTACGCTCACGTCTTTCAGATTGTGGAGCGTCGCGTGTTCAACGGAGAGCCAGGCGCGCGGTGTTCTCTCGTGCGTTTTATACGGGAGGGACTGTTTCATGGCGCGCCCGGTGAGTGTGTCCGATTCGAGCAGTTGTGCGTACGATCCCTGAAAGACGATTTTTCCGCCGTCCTGTCCGGCGTGCGGGCCGACGTCGACGATATGATCGGCGATGGAAATGACGTCTTTGTCGTGTTCCACGACGAGGACGGTGTTCCCCTTGTCTCGCAGATTCCGCAGGAGTGCGTTCATACGCCCCACGTCGCGCGGGTGCAGTCCGGTACTCGGCTCGTCGAATATATACGTCAGATCGGTTAAACTCGATCCCATGTAGCGTACCAGTTTGAGCCGCTGCGCTTCTCCGCCGGAAAGGGATTCCGATTCGCGGTTCATGTGCAGATACGGCAGTCCGATTCCGATAAGTCTGTCGAGGCTGGTCAGGAGCGTTTCGATTACGGCGGAAACCCGGCTGTCGCCGATCGCGGCGAGTATGCGGCGTAAATCGGTAAATTCCATATTGCACATTTCGACTATGGTGTGATCGGCGACGCGGCAGCTGCGTGCGGCAGCGTTCAGCCGGTCGCCCCGGCAGTCCGGGCACGGCTCTTCGGTAAGAACGTTCGCCTGATGCGTTTGAGACGCTTTGCTCATAACGCTGGTGTCGCGATTTAAAAAGAGTCGGGTAAAATGCGGCAGCAGTCCTTCAACGAATTTGCTTTCGCGCAGGACGACTGCGTTTTTCGCGGCTGCGTTTTTCGCGGATGCCGCGCCGTTTGGGGCGATCTGTTCGGCCGTTATTCCCGCCCGGTTCCCGTATACGAGCAGATTGTATTCTTCCGGTGAAAATTCTTTGATTTTTTTGTCCAGGGCGAACAGTTTGGAGCGTTCCAACTGGCTCCAGTAATAGCCGCCGGGTTTGTACAGCGAATGTCGGATGCCGCCTTCGTTGAGTGATTTTTCGTGATCCAGCAGCGGTTCCATATTTATTTTGGTTACTTTGCCGATTCCGGCGCACGTGCGGCACATACCGTTCGGATTGTTGAATGAAAAATACGAGGACGTGCCTACGTACGGCGTTCCGATGCGCGAAAAAAGCAGCCGCAGACTTGCGTACATATCGCTGATCGTACCTACCGTGGAGCGTGCGTTTCCGCCGAGCGGCGACTGGTCTACGATGACCGACGCGGTCAGGTTTTCGATCTTTTCGGCGTGCGGTTTGGGATATTTGGGAAGCCGGCTGCGGATAAACGCGGAATAACTTTCGTTCATCTGACGCTGGGATTCGGCGGCGATCGTGTCGAACACGATGCTCGATTTGCCGCTGCCCGACACGCCGGTAAACACCGTGATTTTGCGTTTGGGAACGCGCAGCGAAACGTTTTTGAGGTTGTTTTCTTTTAATCCGATAATGCTGATTTCGTCATTGTTCATGTCGTGATTGTACAGTCTCCCGTAAGGGGAGGGTCAAGACGTGAGGCCGGTTGCCGTTCGCGGTGCGCTGCTGGTCAGTTCAGGAGCGTTCCCGATGCGAAAAAGGATACGTCGCCGCGGATAACGACGTCGCCGTTCCGGGTAACCCGTCCGGTTATGGTGCTGGGTCTGCCGCAGAAGCGGCCTTGACTGAGCGTTATGTCCGTTTCCGCGGGATACGCGCCGACGTTCACGAGGTACGCGACGAGCGAACCGGCGGCGCTGCCGGTGGCGACGTCTTCGTACGAGCCGGAATTGTCCCACGTGCGGCATTCGAGCGTATCGGTCTGAAAAAAATAGGCGAATTTTGCTTTCCGTTCGGCCAGATACGCTTCAAATCCGTCTTTACGGATACGGGCGTACGCGAGGTTCTGCTTGATCGGAATCAGCAGATATGCGAGTCCGGTGGAAACGACGCGCATCGGATACGAGTCGTCGATATCCTGCGGCGTAAGGCGCAAAAATTCGCACAGTTCCCGCACGTTTTGAATCGGTTCCGGATTGACAACGGATGCTTTGCCCTGATTCATTTCAACGGTCATATACGCGCCGCGTTTCAGACTTTGCAGACTGAGACTTCTGCCGGTGGATTTGATTTGCAGGGTGATTTTCCGTTCGGGGGAGTCGGGAGCGGTCAATTCGTGCAGGAGAGCGGCCGTTCCCAACACCGGGTGACCGGCGAACGGCAGTTCTTCCTGCACGGTGAATATCCTGATGGGGAACACACCGTCCCGCTCCGGATAGATGAATACGGTTTCAAACTGTTTGAATTCCTGTGCAATGTGCAGCAGCGTCTGCGGATCCGTTTCCTGCGGAAGGAATACGACGGTCAGGCCGTTGCCCGACAGCGGCTGTGAAGAAAATACGTCGACGTGATAATAATTCATACGGACTCCTTACGTGCCTCAACATTCACAAATCATTTATAGTTTTCCATGATTTTTTCGCAGATGAGAAAGGCGGCCGGGCAATACAGGGAGTCGAGCGCCAAGCCGACCAGTTTTTTCTGTACGTTCACCGATTTGGTGTGCGGAAAATTCCTGCACGACAGGGTTCGCTCTTCGTAGACGGCGCACGTGTTGTCGGCTTCCTGAAACGGGCAGGGCAGCTCTTTGAGCATATAGCCGACGCCGTCGGGATCTTGCATCAAGTAGCGGTTTCTGAACTCTTTTTCGTTCGTACCGATGGCGGAGCAGATATGCATGACGTCGGTATTGCGGAACACCGGTCCCAGATTCCGGCAGCACAAACCGCATTCGGTGCAGTCGATTTCCGCAAAAACTTCGTCGTGGTAACGGTGCACGGTTGCGTCGAAGTCGCGTTTGCTGAGCTTTGAAAGATGCCGCATTTTGCGCATGATTTCCTTATGTTTGGTTTTGCTTCTTTCGAGGATGGCGTCGAATTTACCGATGATATGCTCCTTGCAAAATCGTTTTCGCGCCCGCTCCTAGAGACCCGGAGTACTGAAAAATCCGGGTCGGACGGAAACGTACGCTTATATGAACTCGTGCTCCGGATTTTTCAGTATGAGCCGGAGGAGGCGAAGGTCGGAAGGAGCGCGAAGGCGCCCGTAAAAAACTTATGCAATCGTATATTCCGTTTTTTCGTACGTGTTCCGGAGTAAATCGGCGGTGACGATGTACGGGATATCGTTTTCGTATTCCCAGATTTGGATGCGCTCGATTTGGAATGCGATGACGACTTCGGTTGTGAGGTTTTTATAACGCTCGTAGGAACCGGCGTGGACGGCTTTGAATTTTTGCCTGAGTTCGGGGTGGTCGTCCCAAGTGCCGATGACGCGCGCCGTACCGTAAATTTGGTAATTGTCGACGCAATAGGCGGCGCGTGGGTTCCGTTCGACGGCGTGCGTTTTTTCCATTCGGGAGTCGGTTTGACAGTAGACGGCGTCGTAATCGACGAGCACGCTCATATTGCGGGCGGTTACCTGCCCGTCCCGGGACGTTGCGAGCACCATGATTCGTTTTTCCGACAGGGTGCGCAGAATATGTTCGATTTGCGGTATGTACATCTGTATAGTATACGGGCGGCCGCTGTTTCTGTCAATCAGAGACATGGGAGGCATAGAAGGCATAGAAGGCGATTTGCGTTTGTACAGCCGAGCGTGCGCGCGACGAGTAAGACGAGCGCCGTGCGTAATACGATCCGCAATGCCTGCGGTCGTTGTTTTTTCACGTTTTCTTCTGGCAAGAACTTTCGTACGTGCTTTATAAAGGTTCGGAGCATGTTGTGAAAAGCTTTTCATAACATGCTCCGTTTTTCCCTTATCTTTTCATTATCAGACCCGAAAAAGGGATCTGCCAAGTTTTTTATTCATTCAGGAAAAAAATCGTGAACGAAAAGGCTGCGCGGGCGTTTCCGGCCGTTTCTTATCCGGCGGAATCCGCAGTCTCCGTCGTATTGTTTGCCGCCGGAGCGGAAGCTTTTAGCGCAGTGCGGAAAGAATCGACCGGCCGATCGTTCCTTCGGGCATCGCTACGCCGAAGTTGTCCGCGACGGTTGCTCCGATAACTGCGAACGTGTCGTAATCGGGCAGTTTTCCGTTTTCGGGAAGCCCGTTGCGTCCGCTGCCGGCTGAAGCGTAAAAGCCGGGCGACCATGCGATGAAGGGAACTTGTTCGCGGGTGTGGTCGGTTCCCGTATACGTCGGGTCGTTGCCGTGATCGGCGGTCAGAATCAGCAGATCGGAATCGGTGAGTTTTTCCGTCAGTATGCCCAGCTCCGCGTCGAACCGTTCGAGTTCTTCGGCGTATCCGCGCGGATTGCGCCGGTGGCCCCACAGCGCGTCGAAATCGACCAGATTTGTAAAACACAGTCCGGTAAAATCCGTGTCCGCAATTTCGATCGTCTGTTTCATGCCGTGCACGGAACTTTCGGATTTATGGGCTTCGGTAATTCCTTCTCCGACAAAAATGTCGTTGATTTTTCCGACCGATACGACGCTGTATCCGGCTTCGGCGAGTGCGTTGAGAACGGTTTTGCCGTACGGCTTCAAGGCGTAGTCGTGGCGGTTCGCAGTCCGTTTGAATTCGCCGCGTTTGCTTCCGGTATACGGGCGTGCGATAACTCTGCCGACTTTCCATTCTTCTTTCATCGTCAGTTCCCGGGCGATTTCGCAGTACCGGTACAGCGTTTCAAGTCCCATCGTTTCTTCGTTTCCGCATATTTGCAGAACCGAGTCAGCCGACGTGTATACTATCAGGTGTCCGTGCGCGAGTTCTTCTTCCGCCAGTTCTTCCAGAATTTCCGTACCGCTCGCACTTTTATTGCCGATAACGGTTCTGCCGGTGCGTGCGGACAGTTCGTCTATCAGTTCCTGCGGAAATCCCGTGTCGGTAAACGTCCGGAACGGTTCGGTCGTATGAAGCCCCATCATTTCCCAGTGTCCGGTCATGGTGTCTTTGCCGTTGCTCGCTTCGTTGAGGCGGGCGTAATAACCGAGCGGCCGTTCGGCCGGTGCAACGGTGCTGACGGAATGCAGATTGGCCAGGCCGAGTTTCCGCAAGTTCGGAATGTGCAGCGTCGGAACGGAACGGGCTATGTGTCCGAGCGTGTCTACGTCGAAATCTCCGAACGACGCAGAGTCCGCCATCGCGCCTATTCCGAGCGAGTCGAGGACGATGATAAAAACTCTTTTATACTTCATAGGCTTCAGCGGGTTCCTCTTTTTTTGCGTCGTCGGCGATAAGGTGCCGTATGGCTTCGACGGTTACGCGGATGGCTGCGTCGGTGTCGTGCACGATGGGATTATCCATTCCCGCCTTTTGCCGTTCCTGATTTCCGACGACAAGAAACGCCGAGCCGCAGCGCACTTTCAGATAATCGGCAACGATGAACAGTGCTGCCGATTCCATTTCGGACGCTTTGCATCCCATGCGGAGCCAGGCTTCCCATTTGTTCTGCAACTCGTAACTGACCGGTTTCGTTTCCGGTTCGTGCTGGCCGTAAAAGGCGTCCTTGCATTGGACGATGCCGGCGTGGTACGGCAGGGCGAGTTTTTGCGCGGCGTGAACCAGCGCGTTGGTAACGTCCAGATTCGCGACAGCCGGAAATTCGATGGGAGCGTATTCTTTGCTCGTACCTTCCGCCCTGATGGCACCGGTTGCGACGACGATGTCGCCGCCTTTGACATCGACGTCCATACCGCCGCAGGTGCCGATTCTGACGAACGTGTCGGCGCCGCAGCGAACCAATTCTTCCATTGCGATGGATGCCGACGGTCCGCCGATTCCCGTAGACGTTACGCTGACTTTTTGGCCGTCCAGCGTGCCGGTGAACGTAACGTATTCACGGCTGTCGGCGATTTGCACCGCGTCGTCCAAATACCGTGCAATTTTGGCACATCGTTTCGGGTCTCCGGGCATAATGACGTACCGACCGACTTGACCGGGTCTGATTTGCAGATGGTACTGCAGATCCGCTTCTCCAGAATAGTTTTGCATAAAAACTCCTGTAAAAAATGATTCGGCGGGGGCGTTTTAAGGTGATTCGTGCGGAGGGTGTTATGCCCCGACGCTTGCGGCGTAATAAAGGGTGTAAACCCCGACAGCGATACCTTTTGAGAACAGCGTACCTCCGCGCGCTGCGTCGAGATATGCTGTTTCCGGATCACGGTTCCTGCCGACGGCGGAAACCGTACTGATAAAAGGGTTCAGGGTCTGTTTTTATCAGCGTCCCCGTTTTCCGGCTGATTGCGGATTTCAGTATTGCACAGTTCCGGTGAAAAGACAAGTTTTTTTTGATACCTCAAAAAACGCAAAAAACGTGAAAAACGCGGTGGTATGTTCAGTCGTTACGCTGGCGTTACTCTACGGGCTGCAAAAAACTCGATTACTCTACGGGCTGCAAAAAAAAATTTGACAAATTGAATTTACGGTGTTATGCTTTTTTATGAAAAGCTTTTCATAGTGTTTTCATGTTTTTTTCATCAAAAAATGTGATTTATCTGCCGGACACTGTCGTTTTTTCGTGCAAAACGACTGCTCATTTTAAAAAGGGACTGCCGAATGCATAATTTCCAATTTTTATTATATGGCGTACAGGTTCCGTTTGTCCTTTCGTGAGGAGACTTCATATGAAGTGTAAACGGAAAATATTTCTGCCTGCTGCTGTGTTGTTGCCGTTTTCGGGATTGATTACGGGATGCAAACAGAATATTCCCGGTGAACCGGCGGTAAAACCGCCGGGAATAGCTGCGGGTGATCCGGTGTTCGTGCAGATCGGTTTATGAACGGAAACAAGCGGTGCGCCGTTTAACCGTTCAGCGGATCGGTTTCGACGCCCGTTTTTGAAAGGAGGAAATTAAAATGAAAAAATGGTATGCCGGTATCGCAATGCTGCTGACTGCCGTTTTCGTATTCGGCGGCGGGTTGAAGGAGAACCCGAAAAATACCGCCGTGGTACGGACTCCGGATGCGGAGTATCAGTTCGTCGTGCTGCATACGAACGATTATCACGGCGGAGCCGTTGCGGAAAACGGGAAAGGCGGGGCCGCTTCGTTGTCGACGTTCGTTGCGCAAACTCGTGCGGCGAATGAAAACGTATTACTGCTTGACGCCGGCGACGTCAATACCGGCGGAGCCGTATCTAACATGTTTTTTGCCGAACCGGAATATAAGGCGTACAGCATGATGGCGTACGATGCGGTTACGTTCGGAAACCATGAATTCGACGTATCGCTGGAACAGCTGGAAAAGCAAATGCAGATTGCGGGTGTTCCTTTCGTTTCGGCGAACGTTAAGCGGCGCAACGGTAAATCGCTCGGTACGGCCGAATATCTTATCAGGGAGTTTGAAGGTATTCGCGTGGG
This sequence is a window from Treponema brennaborense DSM 12168. Protein-coding genes within it:
- a CDS encoding phosphopentomutase; the encoded protein is MKYKRVFIIVLDSLGIGAMADSASFGDFDVDTLGHIARSVPTLHIPNLRKLGLANLHSVSTVAPAERPLGYYARLNEASNGKDTMTGHWEMMGLHTTEPFRTFTDTGFPQELIDELSARTGRTVIGNKSASGTEILEELAEEELAHGHLIVYTSADSVLQICGNEETMGLETLYRYCEIARELTMKEEWKVGRVIARPYTGSKRGEFKRTANRHDYALKPYGKTVLNALAEAGYSVVSVGKINDIFVGEGITEAHKSESSVHGMKQTIEIADTDFTGLCFTNLVDFDALWGHRRNPRGYAEELERFDAELGILTEKLTDSDLLILTADHGNDPTYTGTDHTREQVPFIAWSPGFYASAGSGRNGLPENGKLPDYDTFAVIGATVADNFGVAMPEGTIGRSILSALR
- a CDS encoding YkgJ family cysteine cluster protein produces the protein MRHLSKLSKRDFDATVHRYHDEVFAEIDCTECGLCCRNLGPVFRNTDVMHICSAIGTNEKEFRNRYLMQDPDGVGYMLKELPCPFQEADNTCAVYEERTLSCRNFPHTKSVNVQKKLVGLALDSLYCPAAFLICEKIMENYK
- a CDS encoding PhzF family phenazine biosynthesis protein, with amino-acid sequence MNYYHVDVFSSQPLSGNGLTVVFLPQETDPQTLLHIAQEFKQFETVFIYPERDGVFPIRIFTVQEELPFAGHPVLGTAALLHELTAPDSPERKITLQIKSTGRSLSLQSLKRGAYMTVEMNQGKASVVNPEPIQNVRELCEFLRLTPQDIDDSYPMRVVSTGLAYLLIPIKQNLAYARIRKDGFEAYLAERKAKFAYFFQTDTLECRTWDNSGSYEDVATGSAAGSLVAYLVNVGAYPAETDITLSQGRFCGRPSTITGRVTRNGDVVIRGDVSFFASGTLLN
- a CDS encoding pyridoxamine 5'-phosphate oxidase family protein; the protein is MYIPQIEHILRTLSEKRIMVLATSRDGQVTARNMSVLVDYDAVYCQTDSRMEKTHAVERNPRAAYCVDNYQIYGTARVIGTWDDHPELRQKFKAVHAGSYERYKNLTTEVVIAFQIERIQIWEYENDIPYIVTADLLRNTYEKTEYTIA
- a CDS encoding ATP-binding cassette domain-containing protein, encoding MNNDEISIIGLKENNLKNVSLRVPKRKITVFTGVSGSGKSSIVFDTIAAESQRQMNESYSAFIRSRLPKYPKPHAEKIENLTASVIVDQSPLGGNARSTVGTISDMYASLRLLFSRIGTPYVGTSSYFSFNNPNGMCRTCAGIGKVTKINMEPLLDHEKSLNEGGIRHSLYKPGGYYWSQLERSKLFALDKKIKEFSPEEYNLLVYGNRAGITAEQIAPNGAASAKNAAAKNAVVLRESKFVEGLLPHFTRLFLNRDTSVMSKASQTHQANVLTEEPCPDCRGDRLNAAARSCRVADHTIVEMCNMEFTDLRRILAAIGDSRVSAVIETLLTSLDRLIGIGLPYLHMNRESESLSGGEAQRLKLVRYMGSSLTDLTYIFDEPSTGLHPRDVGRMNALLRNLRDKGNTVLVVEHDKDVISIADHIVDVGPHAGQDGGKIVFQGSYAQLLESDTLTGRAMKQSLPYKTHERTPRAWLSVEHATLHNLKDVSVRIPEGVLTVVTGVAGSGKSTLVSHCFADTYADRVVKVDQGPITATNRSMPASFLGFFDDIRKLFAAATGEDAGLFSFNSKGACPVCQGKGVVVTELAFMDPIVTPCEACGTSRYNERALSAAYRGKSITDVLGMTADAARSFFTEEPTAKSAAKITAQLKALTEVGLSYLTLGQPLSTLSGGERQRIKLAKYVGKKGNICILDEPTTGLHPSDTGKLLELFDRMVTKGNTVVVIEHNLDVVKRADWVIDIGPDGGKNGGQVVFTGTPRQMHDTAQTITAECLRNAE
- the udp gene encoding uridine phosphorylase; the protein is MQNYSGEADLQYHLQIRPGQVGRYVIMPGDPKRCAKIARYLDDAVQIADSREYVTFTGTLDGQKVSVTSTGIGGPSASIAMEELVRCGADTFVRIGTCGGMDVDVKGGDIVVATGAIRAEGTSKEYAPIEFPAVANLDVTNALVHAAQKLALPYHAGIVQCKDAFYGQHEPETKPVSYELQNKWEAWLRMGCKASEMESAALFIVADYLKVRCGSAFLVVGNQERQKAGMDNPIVHDTDAAIRVTVEAIRHLIADDAKKEEPAEAYEV